The following are from one region of the Carnobacterium gallinarum DSM 4847 genome:
- a CDS encoding DJ-1/PfpI family protein, with the protein MKKIMLLLADGFEAVEASVFTDVLGWNQLEGDGTTEVVTVGLRSPLQCTWNFSVIPEKLVSEIDLTEFDALVIPGGFESAGFFKDAYSQEFSEIIRYFAINQKLIGTICVAALSLGNAGVLKGRKATTYSHPTSIRLGQLADFGAVLQPDPIVVDGNMITSYNPGTAFEVAFLTLEKLTSRENMLKVKDLMGFNEK; encoded by the coding sequence ATGAAAAAAATTATGTTGCTACTGGCAGATGGATTTGAAGCAGTTGAGGCTAGTGTATTTACGGATGTTTTAGGTTGGAATCAGTTAGAGGGAGATGGAACAACTGAAGTTGTAACGGTTGGCTTACGTAGTCCACTTCAATGTACTTGGAATTTTTCAGTAATACCAGAAAAATTAGTGTCGGAGATTGACTTGACTGAATTTGATGCATTAGTTATTCCTGGTGGATTTGAATCAGCTGGCTTTTTTAAAGATGCTTATAGTCAGGAGTTTTCAGAAATCATTCGCTATTTTGCTATAAATCAGAAGTTAATTGGAACGATTTGTGTAGCGGCTTTGAGTTTAGGGAACGCTGGGGTATTGAAAGGTAGAAAGGCAACGACGTATAGCCATCCAACAAGCATTCGCCTGGGTCAGCTAGCTGATTTTGGAGCTGTTTTGCAACCAGATCCAATTGTAGTTGATGGAAATATGATTACTTCCTATAATCCTGGAACAGCATTTGAGGTAGCCTTTTTAACTTTAGAAAAGCTAACTTCACGAGAAAATATGTTGAAAGTCAAAGATTTGATGGGATTTAATGAAAAATAA
- the purK gene encoding 5-(carboxyamino)imidazole ribonucleotide synthase gives MMNLSNLIIPGKTIGIIGGGQLGRMMTLAAKKMGYVVGVLDPERNCPTAQVADWHITAKYNDVEALRELALRSDVVTYEFENVDVDAITKIEHLVHLPQGSELLSITQDRLLEKAYLEENNINIAPYATIIELQDIADSIDSIGFPCVLKTIRGGYDGKGQIVLYGEEDISKCELLLKTGICVLEAWIPFERECSVMVARNEAGEISVMPVAENLHRNNILHETIVPARIDEEITEEVQLVATRIAEKLNLVGVLGIEMFLTSSGSLYVNELAPRPHNSGHYSIEACSFSQFDLHIRGICGWPLPEVKLLSKAVMVNILGEQIEESVFQILLKPDWHFHYYGKDMPKLGRKMGHITILTENIERTLETIENTGIWE, from the coding sequence GTGATGAACTTGTCTAATTTGATTATCCCTGGTAAAACAATTGGTATTATTGGTGGTGGGCAGTTAGGTCGCATGATGACTTTGGCCGCAAAAAAAATGGGCTATGTTGTTGGCGTTTTAGATCCAGAAAGAAATTGCCCGACTGCTCAAGTAGCTGATTGGCACATTACGGCAAAATACAATGATGTAGAAGCATTGAGAGAGCTGGCGCTTCGTAGCGATGTTGTGACGTATGAATTTGAAAATGTAGATGTGGATGCGATTACTAAGATTGAGCATCTGGTTCATTTGCCACAAGGTAGTGAATTGCTTTCAATCACTCAAGATCGTCTATTGGAAAAAGCTTATCTAGAAGAGAACAATATCAATATTGCCCCCTATGCGACGATTATTGAATTACAAGATATCGCAGATTCAATTGATAGTATTGGATTTCCCTGTGTGTTAAAAACAATTCGTGGTGGGTATGATGGTAAAGGTCAAATTGTTTTATATGGTGAAGAAGATATTTCTAAGTGTGAGCTTTTATTAAAAACAGGTATATGTGTGTTAGAAGCCTGGATTCCTTTTGAACGTGAATGTTCTGTCATGGTTGCTCGGAATGAAGCTGGCGAGATTAGTGTCATGCCTGTAGCCGAGAATTTACATCGTAACAATATTTTACATGAAACCATTGTACCTGCTCGAATAGACGAAGAGATTACGGAAGAAGTTCAGCTTGTAGCAACAAGAATTGCGGAAAAATTGAACTTAGTTGGTGTTTTAGGAATTGAAATGTTTTTAACATCGTCAGGTTCTCTTTATGTAAATGAATTGGCACCACGTCCTCATAATTCAGGACATTATAGTATTGAAGCTTGTTCATTTTCACAATTTGATCTTCATATTCGTGGGATTTGTGGTTGGCCACTACCAGAAGTGAAGCTACTGTCAAAAGCAGTTATGGTAAATATATTAGGCGAACAAATTGAAGAATCAGTTTTTCAAATTTTACTGAAACCAGATTGGCATTTTCATTATTATGGCAAAGATATGCCTAAGTTAGGACGCAAAATGGGGCATATTACTATTTTGACAGAAAATATTGAACGAACATTAGAAACAATTGAAAATACAGGAATTTGGGAATAG
- a CDS encoding xanthine phosphoribosyltransferase gives MKLLEERILKDGVVLGDNVLKVDNFLNHQIDPVLMQAIGDEFARIFKDRGINKIITIESSGIAPAVFAGLAMGVPVVFARKHKSLTLTDNLYSASVYSFTKDVTNEIAVSKNYLAESDNVLLIDDFLANGQAAIGLLEICQQAGAQVSGMGIVIEKSFQKGRQIIEESGIEIASLARIQAFENGVVKFVPEEEK, from the coding sequence ATGAAATTATTAGAAGAACGTATTTTAAAAGATGGAGTTGTCTTAGGAGACAATGTTTTAAAGGTAGATAATTTTTTAAATCATCAGATTGACCCCGTTTTAATGCAAGCTATTGGAGATGAGTTTGCACGTATTTTTAAAGATCGTGGAATCAATAAAATTATTACGATTGAGTCATCAGGCATTGCACCAGCTGTTTTTGCAGGTTTAGCAATGGGAGTACCAGTTGTATTTGCTCGAAAACATAAAAGTTTGACATTAACTGATAATCTATATAGTGCAAGTGTTTATTCTTTTACAAAAGATGTAACAAATGAAATTGCTGTTTCTAAGAATTACTTAGCAGAGAGTGACAATGTTTTATTAATTGATGACTTTTTAGCAAATGGTCAAGCGGCAATTGGTTTACTTGAAATCTGTCAACAAGCAGGAGCACAAGTAAGTGGAATGGGAATTGTGATTGAAAAATCATTCCAAAAAGGTCGTCAAATTATCGAAGAAAGTGGTATTGAGATTGCCTCATTAGCTCGAATTCAAGCATTTGAAAATGGTGTCGTTAAATTTGTACCTGAGGAGGAAAAATAA
- the purE gene encoding 5-(carboxyamino)imidazole ribonucleotide mutase: MSQKIAIIMGSTSDWETMKLACEILDEFDVEYQKKVISAHRTPDYMFEFAENARKNGIQVIIAGAGGAAHLPGMVAAKTTLPVIGVPIETKILKGIDSLLSIVQMPGGVPVATVAIGKAGATNAGLLALEMLSMTDEGIADKLDKRRAKLKEKVMESSDELV; encoded by the coding sequence TTGAGTCAGAAAATTGCAATTATTATGGGAAGCACATCAGATTGGGAAACAATGAAGTTAGCTTGTGAGATTTTAGATGAGTTTGATGTTGAGTATCAAAAAAAAGTTATTTCGGCTCATCGAACACCAGATTATATGTTTGAATTTGCTGAAAATGCTCGTAAAAATGGGATTCAGGTTATTATTGCAGGAGCCGGTGGTGCAGCTCATTTACCAGGAATGGTAGCGGCAAAAACAACATTACCAGTAATCGGTGTTCCAATTGAAACGAAGATATTAAAAGGAATAGACTCCTTATTATCGATTGTGCAGATGCCTGGTGGAGTTCCTGTTGCAACTGTAGCAATCGGTAAAGCTGGCGCAACCAATGCTGGATTACTTGCTTTAGAAATGTTGTCAATGACAGACGAGGGAATTGCTGATAAACTAGATAAGAGAAGAGCAAAATTAAAAGAAAAAGTAATGGAAAGTAGTGATGAACTTGTCTAA
- a CDS encoding DUF2179 domain-containing protein, with product MGIDIKMLVMIFGISLAYITLNTLRFMLTMKGYRFIAPIVSVFEITIYVLGLSLVLNRLDNPWNLAAYAIGYGVGIGIGIRIEEFLALGYIMVTVIIQDTESKLPEELRDLGYGVTMNYAYGREGERMILEILSPRKNERALYKEVHNLEPKAFLISYEPKYISGGFWTKKVKRRQNNQGNS from the coding sequence ATGGGAATTGATATTAAGATGTTGGTGATGATTTTTGGAATTAGTTTGGCCTATATTACACTAAATACACTTCGCTTTATGTTGACGATGAAAGGGTATCGTTTTATTGCCCCTATTGTTAGTGTTTTTGAAATTACAATTTATGTTTTAGGGCTGAGTCTAGTCTTAAATCGTTTAGATAACCCTTGGAATTTGGCAGCTTATGCTATTGGTTATGGGGTTGGTATTGGCATTGGTATCCGAATCGAGGAGTTTTTAGCACTTGGCTATATTATGGTGACGGTAATTATTCAAGATACGGAAAGTAAATTACCAGAAGAATTACGTGATTTAGGGTATGGTGTGACGATGAATTATGCTTATGGACGTGAAGGTGAGCGAATGATTTTAGAAATTTTAAGTCCTCGTAAAAATGAGCGTGCTCTTTATAAAGAAGTTCATAATTTAGAACCAAAAGCCTTTTTGATTTCCTATGAGCCTAAATATATAAGTGGTGGATTTTGGACGAAAAAAGTAAAAAGAAGACAAAATAACCAAGGGAATAGCTGA
- a CDS encoding Lrp/AsnC family transcriptional regulator: MLDQTDKKILTILEKNARISMKELANKVTLTPPAVKERVLKLEEAGVIQGYQTLLSLEALNRPVTAFILFETHNCQALYDLAIQHPDVVECHRLAGQFSYLIKISTQSMITLEEFIDQAIQYGKSSTHMIFSSTMKPIFPIKE, from the coding sequence ATGCTCGATCAAACCGATAAAAAGATCCTCACAATCTTAGAAAAAAATGCTCGTATTTCTATGAAAGAACTAGCAAATAAAGTTACCTTAACACCTCCTGCTGTTAAAGAACGCGTCTTAAAACTAGAAGAAGCCGGAGTCATCCAAGGATACCAAACACTTCTTTCTTTAGAAGCTCTAAATCGTCCGGTAACAGCCTTTATCCTTTTTGAAACACATAATTGTCAAGCCTTATATGATTTAGCCATTCAACATCCTGATGTAGTAGAATGTCATCGTCTAGCTGGTCAATTTAGTTATCTTATTAAAATAAGTACTCAGTCTATGATTACTTTAGAAGAATTTATTGATCAAGCTATCCAATATGGTAAATCTTCGACTCATATGATTTTTTCTTCCACTATGAAACCAATTTTCCCTATAAAAGAATAA
- a CDS encoding nucleobase:cation symporter-2 family protein yields the protein MLSNGKSAALGLQHVLAMYAGAVIVPLLIGGALNFSPEQMTYLVSIDIFMCGVATLLQLTVNKFFGIGLPVVLGCAIQAVSPLILIGSNQGIGAMYGSIIVAGIFIVLISGVFSKVKRFFPPVVTGTVITVIGLTLIPVALEKMGGGSKTMSDFGDSKFLLLAFVTVAIILIVQVYGIGFMRSIAVLIGLLVGTGLAALMGMVDLAPVAEATWFHMPQPFYFGTPTFEWSSILTMILISLVSMVESTGVYFALGEITDKKVNEDDLKRGYRAEGLAVLLGGIFNTFPYTGFSQNVGLVQLSGIKDRKPIYFSAGFLIILGLLPKIGAVATIIPEPVLGGAMLVMFGMVATQGIRMLAHVNFNNESNLLIVAMSIGLGLGVTVVPDIFKNFSTTLQLFTGNGIVVASLTSIILNIVFNRKERQQQGDSAKELGSEFADTGNSH from the coding sequence ATGTTATCAAATGGAAAATCAGCAGCATTAGGGTTACAACATGTATTAGCAATGTATGCAGGAGCAGTTATTGTTCCTTTATTAATTGGTGGAGCATTGAATTTTAGTCCTGAACAAATGACTTACTTAGTCTCAATTGATATATTTATGTGTGGCGTTGCTACGTTGTTACAATTAACTGTCAATAAATTTTTTGGAATTGGTTTACCAGTTGTGTTAGGTTGTGCGATTCAAGCTGTTTCACCATTAATCCTAATTGGTTCTAACCAAGGAATTGGTGCAATGTATGGATCAATTATTGTTGCAGGTATTTTCATTGTATTGATTTCAGGAGTCTTCTCTAAGGTGAAACGCTTTTTCCCGCCTGTTGTAACAGGAACAGTTATTACGGTTATTGGATTGACGTTGATTCCTGTAGCCCTTGAGAAAATGGGTGGTGGCAGTAAAACGATGTCAGATTTTGGCGATAGTAAGTTTTTATTGTTAGCTTTTGTAACAGTTGCAATCATTTTAATTGTTCAAGTATATGGAATTGGCTTTATGCGCTCAATTGCTGTTTTGATTGGTTTATTAGTTGGAACAGGATTAGCTGCTTTGATGGGAATGGTAGACTTGGCTCCGGTAGCTGAAGCGACTTGGTTCCATATGCCTCAACCTTTTTATTTTGGAACACCAACGTTTGAATGGTCTTCTATTTTAACGATGATTTTAATTTCTTTAGTGAGCATGGTTGAATCAACAGGTGTTTACTTTGCTTTGGGAGAAATTACTGATAAGAAAGTGAATGAAGATGATTTGAAACGAGGGTATCGTGCAGAGGGATTAGCGGTGTTATTAGGTGGTATTTTTAATACGTTCCCTTATACTGGTTTTTCTCAAAATGTTGGACTGGTACAATTATCTGGAATCAAAGATCGTAAACCAATTTATTTTTCAGCTGGTTTCTTAATTATTCTAGGGTTATTACCAAAAATTGGTGCAGTGGCTACGATTATTCCTGAACCTGTTCTTGGTGGAGCGATGCTTGTAATGTTTGGAATGGTTGCAACGCAAGGAATTCGTATGCTAGCTCATGTTAATTTCAACAATGAAAGTAATTTACTGATTGTTGCAATGTCGATAGGATTAGGTTTAGGCGTAACAGTTGTTCCTGATATATTCAAAAATTTCTCAACAACACTTCAATTATTTACTGGAAATGGTATTGTTGTGGCTAGTTTAACTTCAATTATTTTAAATATAGTATTTAATCGTAAAGAGCGTCAACAACAAGGTGATTCGGCAAAAGAACTAGGTAGTGAATTTGCTGATACAGGAAATAGTCATTAA